From Anaerococcus urinomassiliensis:
ATTTCCTTAAAGCCATTGTCGGCAAGTCTCTTTGTTTCTTCTACTATGGAGTCGATATCACGGCTTACTATGTTTCCCCTTGCATAGGGAATCAAACAATATGAACAGTACATATTGCAACCGTCTTGAATTTTGATATAGGCTCTGGTCATTTCTGTTTGATTTGATATTTGCAATTCTTCAAAAGTTTTACTTTCAGATGGGGCTATAATTTTATCGATGGCATTTTTATTTTGTAGTATATCCTCACATAAGTCCACAACATTTTCCTTGTTACGAGATCCAAGGACTATATCTACCCCTTCTATTTTGGCCACTTCTTCTGGCTTTACTTGTGAATAACAACCCATTACTGCAACTATGGCATCTGGGTTGTCGCGGCGAGCCTTGGATATCATTTGCCTTGATTTCCTATCACTCATATTGGTCACAGTACAGGTATTTATTACATATATGTCTGCATTGCTATGAGCTTTTTCGTAGCCTTTTTGTAAAAATAGTTCTTCTACTGCTTCTGATTCGTATTGGTTTACCTTACATCCTAGTGTTATGATGTTAAATGTGTTTGCCATTAATCAAATAAATCCTTTAGTTTTTCGAAGAAGCCTTTCTGATGTTCTTTGACATCTGCACCTACAGTGTTGGCGTAGGCCTTTAGGGCATCTTTTTGTTCGCTGTTAAGATTTTCAGGAGTTAGGACTTTGACATAAAAGTATAAGTCGCCTGTTCTATTAGTCCTAGCATCTGTAATTCCTTGTTTTTTGACCTTAAATTTAGTGCCTGTTTGAGTTCCTGCTGGAATATCAAAGGTCATCTTTTCCTTTATTGTAGGTATTTCAATCTCACCGCCAAGGGCTGCTGTTGGGAAAGATATAGGCATATCGTAGTAAATATCTAGGCCATCACGTTTGAATATGTCATGTTCTTCTACATGCATGATGACATATAAGTCCCCATTTGGCCCACCATTGTAGCCAGCATCTCCCTTGTTAGAAACTCGCATGACATTGTTTGTTTCAACACCAGATGGAATTTCAATCTTAATTCTTTCGCTCTTTTGAATCCTGCCATCACCATGACAGTTTTTGCATGGTTCTTCTATTACCTTGCCTGTTCCATGACACTGATCACAGGTTACTGTCCTACTCATTCTGCCAAAAGGTGTTTGACTAACTTGGTTTACAACACCTTGACCATTACATTTTGAGCAAGTATGG
This genomic window contains:
- the dnaJ gene encoding molecular chaperone DnaJ encodes the protein MQDPYEVLGVSREATADEIKREYRKLAKKYHPDLNPGDSEAEQKFKEATLAYEILSDEEKRAQYDRFGEAAFTNGGGGYSGGFTGGFGDLFGDLFTDLFSGAGSQQTNRPTKGADIQQVVNLTFAEAAFGVDKEIQVRREEICLTCGGSGAEDESSIHTCSKCNGQGVVNQVSQTPFGRMSRTVTCDQCHGTGKVIEEPCKNCHGDGRIQKSERIKIEIPSGVETNNVMRVSNKGDAGYNGGPNGDLYVIMHVEEHDIFKRDGLDIYYDMPISFPTAALGGEIEIPTIKEKMTFDIPAGTQTGTKFKVKKQGITDARTNRTGDLYFYVKVLTPENLNSEQKDALKAYANTVGADVKEHQKGFFEKLKDLFD